The segment CTTTTCGCTCAAGCGCCACATATTTTTCAAAGATTTGTTTCCCAACTTGATGTTCCAACGCTGAGATCCCAACATCTATCAACCTTAAACCGGTGCTGGTGAGAAAAATATTATCAAAGGCTAATCCGCCGATATTAGACGGTCTTTTCAGATCGCGGTGTACAAATCCTGCTCGTTGTAACGCTGTCAATTCATCTTCGAACACTTCGACCCACAGTTCTCTTCTTTCAACTTCCTATGCTCTGAAATCAATCGGATAAAGCCGCCGCATAACAAGCATTTCTACTTGAATCGGTTCATTGAATTCTAATCGGAGAAATTTGACGACCAGATGATTAATCTCATTGGCAAACTTCATCTTTGCAGCTTCGCTGCCGATTTCAGAGCGCGAATCCCCAATAAATAATTTGCCAACTTCCGTGTCCCTTAAACCAATGACTGTATTATTCGCACCTGCTGAAAGTTTGCGTGGGTATTTCATTTTTTTCGCAAATGAAAAGTGAAATGCTTCGTGTTTATTAAAATCTCTGATTCCTAACTGAAATAAAATACCTAAACATGAATGTGAAACCTCAGACAAATAAAGATGATGATGAGCCTTCACAAGGTGCAATTTGTGATTTATTGGCTTATTGTGGGCGTGCCCTCGCTGTGGGCAGTATGGCAAGTGGTGGTGAAATCGGCGGTGCTTTTTAAGTGATTAAATTGACTTTTTTTATTAAGTTTCTTTTTTAATCTCATTGATAAATTCAGAAATAGGTCTAACATAATCCTTTAAACCCACATGCTGGCTTGCGTATTTTAATTTTCTACTATTGTCTGGCAAGAAAAATATTTGCCTTTGTTCTCCGAGAAGAGTCAGTTTATCATCAGACAAATCCTCATCGAAGGTCACTACATGATAAATATATTTCACTTTAAATCTGCTGAATATTTCTTTTGAACTGCTTATGTTCTTCCATCTTTCACGAAGGGTTCTTTTGCAGGATATTCCTATAACCCATCCATCTCTACATTTGACCCAATTGTCAACTTCTAAATCTGCTTGAAAATGACTTGGTGCCTCTGCTCTACTAATGCCGTAATAATCAAGAATAAAATCTGTAACATCTTCTAAACTTCCCCCCGCTCGTGATTTTCTTTTTTGGCCTGCTCTCCGTTCGAATTCTTGACAAAAGGCAGTCAGAATAATGTCTTGATCATAATTACCAAGATTTAACTTATCATTAAGGAAAACTCTTAAAGAACCAAATGCTTTTATTATTTCTGTCCTTTCAGCATTCAAACAGCCCTTTACTCCTAAATCATCCCATAAATTAATAATTGTTGCAAGACCAATTGAACCATTTATATCTAAAAAAGCCTTAGCAATCGATTCTGTATATATTTTATCATTACTTGGAATATTTGAAATTGCCTGATTAAGAGGCATTACAACTTGTTCACAGGTTAAAATAAATGCACTCATTTCATCGTAAGTCTGAATATCATCATTTAAATCTTCCAATAATTTTTCAATTCTCATTTTTTTTGAGGAAGATTTTTCAAATTTTCTTCTCAAAATTTCGTTTAATGTCCTTTTTTGATGAATAAAAACTTCCGATTTATTCTTAAATGATTCACTTATAATTTTTAAACTAGATGTTATCTCTAATAATAATTTGTTGTTTTTACCAATAGATCCATATTTATCACCACTTATTAGCATTCTTGAAAACCAATAAACTTTATGCCAGTGATTTTGTAATTCTTCAATTACTGCCATTAAATTCCTCCATTTCACTGAATGTAATAAATGATCTTTCCTTAAATTCTAAAATCCTTTTTTCCGCCATTTCTACATATAGAGGTGACTTATCAATACCGATATAATTTCTTCCATTTATAATTGCTGCTAAAGCGGTCGTACCCGACCCAATAAATGGATCTAAAATAAGTTTTGCTCTTGTAGATGAAATGATTCTGTCGATTAGAGCGACAGGGAAAGGTGCGGGATGAGCATTTTTCATTTCTTGTTTGAATTCCCAAACGTCTCCAAAAGAATTAGCCTTTGGTAAAAGTTTAAATTTCGGTTTTGCAATCATATAGATTACTTCATATGTCGGAAGAAAATAACCGGGATTAAAATTTATACCTCCCTTCCTTTTCCATATAATTATTTGACGAACTGGAAAATCCTTAACTATGTCTTCACGATCTTGCAGTAAACCGTCCTGCACACGCCATTTGTGGTTATAAAAAATCGCCCCTTCATCGTTAATTAATCTCATCATTTCGGTCAAACATTCTCTTTGCCACTTTACATATTCATCATGTGGCATACAATCATCATGATGACTATAACCATTTACTAATGATGCATTTTTCCATTTACCGCCACGCCCATCTTTCATGCCGTTTCCTGTAGAATTTTTTAGGTTATAAGGTGGTGATGTAACGACTAAGTCAATACTATTTGTTGGCAATTGTTTCATTATTTCTAAACAATCACCTACATAAATCTTGTTAAGATCTATTGAATTATTTTTCATAAAAATTTCTAACCTTTTTCAATTTAAATTTCAAACTATTCCTCTCCCAAAACACCCCATCCGCGAAGCCTTGAATACCCGTTTCCTTTTCAGCCAATTCCAAACGCTTTTCTGCCCAAACGCCATATTCCTCATTCAATTCAATCCCGATGTAGTTTCTCCCCAGTTTTTTTGCAACCACCGACGTTGTTCCCGACCCCAAAAACGGGTCAAGCACCACATCGCCCTTTTTGGAAGAGGCTAAGATGAGTTTCGCGATGAGCTTTTCCGGCTTTTGCGTGGGATGGTCGGTATTTTCGGGCATCGACCAATACGGCACACTGATATCATCCCAAAAATTAGAGGGAAATGTGATTCTGAAATTCCCGTCCTCGGTTTCTTCCCAATCTTTTGGCTTTCCGTCTATTTTATAAGGCGCAATCACTTTGCGTTTCATTTTCACGGCTTCGACATCGAAGTGGTAACTGTTTTTATCCTTTACCCCAAACCAAATGTCTTCCATCGCATTTTTCCAATTGCTTTGTGCGCCGCGTCCCTTTTCGCGCTGCCAAGTAATTCGGTTCATCACCACCAAATGCGCTTCCATTACTTCTTGCAGGGCGGCGGTGCACTTCCAATCGCCGCAGAGATACAGCGAGCCGGTATCTTTGAGCAGCCGAACGATTTGTGGAAACCACGTTCTTAAGTAGGCGCGATAATTTTCGGTATCCGTTTCTTTGAATTGAAACCCGTTGAAATTTTTGCTGAGGTTGTAGGGCGGGTCAAGAATGATAAGGTCAGCAATTTTTTCAGGGAGTTTTTCAACGATGGGGAGCATATCGCCGCATAGCGTATTGTTGAGAACAGCATCGAGAGATAGTTCACTTTCATCTTTCACCCGAACCAACTTCGAGGCGAAGCGTGGGTATTCCACGGCATCAACCGTAAGCGTTCGATTCCGCTCCGCTCTGATATTTTCGGTTTCCATTTACTTTAATTGTTGTTAACGCTTAAGGGCAGTGTTCTAAAGCAGAATTTATTTCTCAAAACGCAACTTTGCAACAGCAAATTCTTGCATGATAGAAGTGCATTCAGGATTCCGAACGCGTGTTGCTTGACTAAATGACCAACCAAAAGGCATGTCATTTCGAACGGAGCTTTAGCAGAGTGAGAAATCTCCAGTGCGCGGGGAATCGGAGATTTCTCACAGCGAACTTGACGAGCATCTTCAATCCTCGAAATGACATACACTTCTATTTGGTGGCTTGCAGGATTCCGGACAAGCCGGAATGACCAACCAATAGGCATGTCATTTCAAACGAAGCAACGCGGTTTCAAGAAAGTTGGGAAATCTCAAGCGTGGGGAAGGTTGGAGATTTCTGACATTTTTTTGTTTTATCTCCGTGTGATTCGAGTACTTGCCTTGTGAACTTTGTGTTTTTAAATCCGAAACACGGAGGTCACTGAGAAAAACCACAGAGAGCACAAAGGATTATTGCGTCTTCGCGGCTTTGCGAGAAACAGTAGCCTCGTAAGGTGGTTTCAGCACTTCGAAAAGATTAGGGCGACACGGGCAAAAACACATAATCTCCTTGCGATATGGTAAGAAAAGGGAGATAAAAAAATTAGAAAAGAAGAAGATTAGTGCCGAAAGTTAATGAGAAAGAATTAAAACTTGAGCTTGTCACTGAGTTTGTTTGTTGAAAATCTGATCGAACGGTTAATACATTTGCATTTAATTCAGAATAAATCTCAAGAAAATTTGCAACTTTTTTTGAAACACCTATACCAAAAATAAATCCTAATGTAGGAACATTTTTTGATGAAAAAGTTGTTGTTTCGGAATTAGGAGTAAATTTACTTTCAACTTTTACAAAACTAATTATCATTCCTGCTCTTGTGTATAATTCAATATTATCATTGATAAAGAATATTTTGGTACTTGGAATTAAGATGAGGCCTGAGGTTTTATATTCATATCTTTGATCCAAAATATTGCTGCTTATCAAACTCCCTTCTAATTGAACTTGAAAAATATTGTTTATTCGATAAGCTAAACCTGCATTATAGCGTAAGCCCGACTCATTGTCCAATAGAAATGAGTCATTTTCTTTTAGAATTGGCAAATGATAACCACTACTTAAACTAAGAGAAAGTTTTTGTGCTTCTAATTGTGTAGTGAAAAATAATAAGTTAATTGCGAGAAAAATTCCCTTTTTCATATTCATATCCTATAAATCTTTTTTAATACCAATCGAAGTTCCAAAGTTACTATAAGGAATAGTTCCACCATCAATTAAATTCCCATTTGCTTCAATGAAAATTCCAAATAGATTTTGAATGGGATAAGTAAGACCAAGCCCACCTGTAAACCCAAAACCGAATTTGAAGCCCGAACGAAACCCTGAGGGGCTAAAGTCCATATTATTCAAAGAAAGACCTAATCGCGAGTACAATTGAATAGATTCTAATTTCTTATTTAATACAATAAAAGGTGAAAAACCATAGCCAATTGTTTTATATTGACTTAACCCAGAACTTCTCCCGCTAAAGTAGAAACCATCAATTTCCAGACTGATAAGTTCAGAAAGGTGATAACCAACCGATCCGTTCAATCGGATTCCTGTTCCAGAATTTGTAATGGTGTTACTGAATCCACTTCCAAACTCAGGAAATCCTTCTGTCACACCAAAGTAATAACCTCCACCAAACTTCGTGTAAATGGTTTGTGCCAAAATACTACTGGGAAGAAGAACAATTAAAGCAATTAAAAAAAAATGCTTTTTCATTTTTTAATGTTTTATTTTAAGTTAACTTTAAACTCTAAAAATTCATAGTTCTCATCGGCGAATTTTTCTTGAGAAGTAATTAATTTATATTTCAAGGTTTCGTTACTATCAGATAAAAATGAATATTGATAAGAGTCGGATTTTTTACAACTTGAACATTGCTCGTAAAATATCCCATCCTTCACCCACCATTTGCCGTATTCCACACTTCTTTTTCCGCTACCGTTCTCGATGGCTACAAACATAATTACATAAGTACCATCTGCGAAGCGCTGTTGCATCCAATGTTTTTGCATACCTAATTTTTGATAGTCTGTTTCCATACCTTCCCAGACCCCGACGAGACGAATATCCGTGCTGTCAGAAACCTTTTTTTCAATCGGTTTTTGAATTTCTTTAGACCCGCAGGCTGAAAAAAGAATTAAACTGATAAACCCAACTAAAAAAAATTTATTCATATGATTATTATTTAAAAATAATTACAATTTAATTTATTGATATTTCTAAGACTTTGAATTAAAAACGGCAATCGACTTCTGCTTGAATTATTTATACTCGAGTCTTCAAATTCACAACCTCTGTATCACATTTTCATACTCTTGTTACAAAAATAGTGACTGCTGTGTTTCTTTTTAATACGCAAGTCATAAAATCGATGACCGCTGTATTACATTTTCATACTCGTGTTACAAAAATAGTGACTTCTGTATTACTTTTTCATACGCAATTCATTAAATTGACGACCGATGTATCAACTTTTCATAAAGTAATACTGTTAAAAATGGAGCAATTTTCATCTTCTCTCTCCTTTCTTCCTTTCTTATTTTATCAGTATTATTTTGAATCGGATTTCCGCATCCCTTGTTTCTTAAACCTTGCTCCCATTTCCGTTACCATCGGTTTTAGTGAAGCGTTCTTTTTAACGGCAAGTTTAAATTGGTTATAGATTGTATCCGCTTCAGCGCGCGCCTTATTCGCTGCTACCAAACGAAGGTCGTTGATGGTCTTGTGAACTTGCTCTATTTGCAAGAGAAGCGACTCTGCCTGCGAGAACAGTTGCACGGCATTTTCAAATGAGGCTTTGTCGAAATCTGCTGGCATCACATTTGGAAATTGAGCTACGGCACTTTGGCAGTCATTCAAATAATCAATGCTGCTATCGCCCACTTTTTTCAGTCTTTTGATTTCGACCGAAGAAAGCGTCGAGGTAAAACTTAGGCTGCTCGCAAGGTCATTGACCCTTTTCTGCAAAGAGGCAAATGCCTCATCAGAATACGCGGTTGGAACTGTAGGAATCGCCATTTTTTTAATCGTTTGAGTTAATAAAAATGAACCAAAAGAATGGAAAAAAAAAGATTTATTTGTGAGAAGTAATTAGGGCGTTAATCGGGATTATGGATTATTATCAAAGCCTTCCTGTGGTTAGCGCCTTCGATTCTTGATTTTACAAATTATCTTCAAATTTCACAAATTTATTTCACTCTTCCCCGAACCGTTTTTTTCTTGGATTTTCTTGAAGATTTATAGAATTAGTAAAACCAACACACCAAAAAAAAGACGCCTCGTGGGCGTCTTTTTAATTCTAACTGAGAAGATGAATTACTTCACAAGCATCATTTTCTTTGTCGCGGTGTTTTTTCCGGAACGTATGGCGTAAAAATAAATACCACTCGAAAGCTGCGACGCATTGAACCGCGCCTCGTATTGCCCTGCTTCTTTGCGCTCATTGACAAGCGTTTGCACTTCGCGCCCCAAAATATCATACACCTTCAGCACCACAGCCCCGGCTTCGGCGATTTGATAGCGAATGGTGGTGGAAGGGTTAAATGGATTCGGGTAATTTTGATCCAATGAAAATTGATACGGCGTACGAACCGAAATCGGCTTGTGCTCCGTGGCCACACCGGAATAGCTCACATCATAAAGTTTGTAGTGATACATCGTGCCGGGCTTTAGACTCCGTTCATCTTCGTATTGATAGGATTTTCCAACGGAAGCATTCCCTGCGCCGCGGAGTGCAGGATGAGTACGGAAATCGGCAATGGTTTCATAAGGCCCCGATTCGGTGAGAGCGCGTTTCAATACATAGCCTTGATTATCCCGCTCGGAGGCCGTTGCCCACTGAAGTGAAATTTTCGTTTCAGTTGCTTTCGCTGTAAACGAAGTCAGTTCAACGGGTAGTGGGTTATCGCCTAAGGTGCCGATGGCAAACTCGCCGAGCAATGACATATTCTTTGCAATCATATAATTTCCTTTGAAGTCGAAAATCACAAAGCCGTAGTCATTAACACTTTCCCAAAATGCCGTTTCATCATCGCGGCGAAGCAGTTGAAGAGTACTTATGTTGGTAACACCTGTGATGGGTGTAAGATCAAGAACGAGGTCGAAATTCATCGTATAGCTTGGCGTGGTGAGGCTCCAATATTTATCGGCAGAAATTCCCGGAACCCCTAAAGGCAATGAGCCATTGATGGTTGGGGAGACTCCGGCGAAAGTCGTGAGGGGAATATCGCCACCATTTGAGTTGATTGCCACACGAATGATAGCCCCAGTTTTGCCAATGATAAACCCGCCCGTTTGCCCATCGAGGATGGTTGGGTTAATAATTTCAGAGCGCAAGAAATCGGTAATTGTCCCGAAATCAACTTGTAAAGTTGTTGGTGCTGGGTCGGCTGTTAATACAATTGCAAGAGGATTATCTTCTGCACGGAGGTTATCTAATAACGGGTTTGCCCCTGTGTTTAACACATTCAACAAATTAAACTCACAGTTCAACCGATTAAGAAGCGGTAAATCGCTGAGGTCTAATTCGGTAAGTTGGTTATCATAACAATATATTTCTTCAAGTAAGGGATTTTGTGAGAGATCAAGCGATGTTATTTGATTTTCATGACAATCCAACACTCTTAAAAATGGATTGCCTGAAGTAACCAAAGTGGTAAGAGAATTATCTCCAATGTTTATGGATTCCAAACGAACAAAGGCTTCAAGCCCTGTTGAATTTACTATGCCACTAAAACCTAATGATAAGTCTGTAATTGCCGCGGCTGCTGAAGGATTGGTGATAAAATTTGCTCCGTCAAAAGTGATTCCATAATCGGCTGCTAATTTATTTCTAAAGTTTTCATCAGGCACTTCTCTTGGTCCGATTTTATAAGATGCCGGAGCTGTATCAAAAAAGGTCGTAACTGAACCGGAAGGAAAAGGCAAGGCTGAAACCGTTAAGAAAAAAGGCGTGGGATTTCCTTGGATATCCAATGACTCAAGAACCGTATTGGGTGTAATATCTAACTCGGTAAGTTGATTATTAAAGCACGCCAGTTCGATAAGCCCTGTAGCGGGCGATAAATCCAAAGTGGTCAGTGGATTATCGTTGCAGATTAAGTTGGTTAAGGTGGAAGTGCTTGGAAGCGTGAGCGAGGTAAGTGAATTGAAACTGCAATCCACAAGTTGCAATGTTGTGTTATCCGTTAGATTGAGAGTTGTTAAAGCATTGTATTGGATACGCAAATCAGATAACGACGAAAGTCCGGTTAAGTTTACGGAAGCGATATTACTTTCGCTACAGCGAAGGGTCACCAAATTCGGATTTCCGGTGAGGTCAAGGGTTGTTAAATCGGTATTGTTGCCATACAGCAATGTAAGGGCAGAAAGCATTGAAACATCAATCGATATGATTGGGTTTGTCCCAAAATCCAAGTAAGTAAGTGCTGTATTGGAACTGACATCAAGGCTGGGTAAAAGATTATTTGGGCAGCGAAGATCATTGAGCGCTGTCAAGGTTGAAACATCAATGGAGGTAAGGTCATTATCGCCGCAAGCTAAAAAAGTAAGATTCGGATTGTTCAGTGTTAATGTGGTTAAATCGTTCAGCGAGCAATCTAAGTAAGTGAGATTGGCGTTTGAGGAAACATCTAAAGAAGTTAAAAGATTAGCAGAACATCTTAAGTTAGATAAATTTGAATTTGATGAGACATCAAGGGTATTTAAAGAATTTCCCGCACAGAACAATGTCCCTAAAGTGCTTGTTGAAGGAAGCGTAAGCGTAGTTAAGTCATTATCATGAGCATAAACTTCAATAAGCGCAGTGTTTGCCGATAAGTCTAGTGATGTTATCGAATTGACTTGACAGGAAAGTGTTTGTAATAAAGGGTTATTGCTGAGATCTAATGAAGTAAGTGCATTTCCAGAACAGTATAAAAGTTGCAATGAGGGTAACATTGAAAGATCTAAAGAAGTTAGAAGATTGACATCACAGCCTAAAACTCCTAAAGATGTGTTTCCACTCAAATCAAGTGTAGTAAGATAATTATAGTCACAGTAAAGTGTAATAAGACCTGTGAAGAGCTTAATACCTGTCAAATCAAGAATGTTTGAATCGCTAACATCTAGTTCATTAATCCCCGCCACAAACGGCAAATTGGTTACCCTATTGCTCATATTGAAGGTTACGCCTTCTGCAATCAATGCCGTGCGGAAATTGGCATCGGGCA is part of the Chloroherpetonaceae bacterium genome and harbors:
- a CDS encoding site-specific DNA-methyltransferase, with the translated sequence MKNNSIDLNKIYVGDCLEIMKQLPTNSIDLVVTSPPYNLKNSTGNGMKDGRGGKWKNASLVNGYSHHDDCMPHDEYVKWQRECLTEMMRLINDEGAIFYNHKWRVQDGLLQDREDIVKDFPVRQIIIWKRKGGINFNPGYFLPTYEVIYMIAKPKFKLLPKANSFGDVWEFKQEMKNAHPAPFPVALIDRIISSTRAKLILDPFIGSGTTALAAIINGRNYIGIDKSPLYVEMAEKRILEFKERSFITFSEMEEFNGSN
- a CDS encoding DNA methyltransferase, giving the protein METENIRAERNRTLTVDAVEYPRFASKLVRVKDESELSLDAVLNNTLCGDMLPIVEKLPEKIADLIILDPPYNLSKNFNGFQFKETDTENYRAYLRTWFPQIVRLLKDTGSLYLCGDWKCTAALQEVMEAHLVVMNRITWQREKGRGAQSNWKNAMEDIWFGVKDKNSYHFDVEAVKMKRKVIAPYKIDGKPKDWEETEDGNFRITFPSNFWDDISVPYWSMPENTDHPTQKPEKLIAKLILASSKKGDVVLDPFLGSGTTSVVAKKLGRNYIGIELNEEYGVWAEKRLELAEKETGIQGFADGVFWERNSLKFKLKKVRNFYEK